In Desulfovibrio aminophilus, a genomic segment contains:
- the murF gene encoding UDP-N-acetylmuramoyl-tripeptide--D-alanyl-D-alanine ligase has product MKLTLRELETCLTGAPETPEGADRPVTAVRTDSRAVGKGEVFVCLSGERFDGHEFASQAVAQGALAVVAARPLPEIKVPVIVVRDTVAALGRLGRFLRDRARGRVVAVTGTAGKTTVKEMIARVAGTRLSVAKNFKNFNNQIGLPLSIFAASGEEDVWVLEAGISKPHDMAELGFILAPDLAVVQNIGPAHLEGLGSLEGVARAKASLLKHLKPEGAALVNRDYPLLWKEALALRPDAVAFSATDDSADHFCAFLGPEPNAAGRFRLKTPGLDRELVLPFCGAHFAENVAATAAAAHHLGLPPEAVVEGLSGFTRPDQRFCCLAGEGWTLVDDTYNANPLSMTRAIETARTMAGDRPLLLVLGAMGELGPEAAEAHEELGRFLRGMAPARVFFQGAFARDVARGLGSDAALLTAVDGPDQMLNAWRQLALPGGVALVKGSRSARMELHVAALARELGCSVPGGKTA; this is encoded by the coding sequence GTGAAGCTGACCCTGCGCGAGCTGGAGACCTGCCTCACGGGCGCGCCGGAGACCCCGGAAGGGGCCGACCGTCCCGTAACCGCCGTGCGCACGGACAGCCGCGCCGTGGGCAAGGGCGAGGTCTTCGTCTGCCTCTCCGGCGAGCGCTTCGACGGGCACGAGTTCGCGTCCCAGGCCGTGGCCCAGGGGGCCCTGGCCGTGGTCGCGGCCCGTCCCCTGCCGGAAATCAAGGTCCCGGTCATCGTGGTCCGCGACACCGTGGCCGCCCTGGGGCGGCTGGGCCGCTTCCTGCGCGACCGCGCGCGGGGCAGGGTCGTGGCCGTCACCGGCACGGCCGGCAAGACCACGGTCAAGGAGATGATCGCCCGCGTGGCCGGAACGCGCCTCTCCGTGGCCAAGAACTTCAAGAACTTCAACAACCAGATCGGCCTGCCCCTGTCCATCTTCGCGGCCTCCGGCGAGGAGGACGTCTGGGTCCTGGAGGCGGGCATCAGCAAGCCTCACGACATGGCCGAGCTGGGCTTCATCCTGGCCCCGGACCTGGCCGTGGTCCAGAACATCGGCCCGGCCCACCTGGAGGGCCTCGGCAGCCTGGAGGGCGTGGCCCGGGCCAAGGCCTCCCTGCTCAAGCACCTCAAGCCCGAGGGCGCGGCCCTGGTGAACCGAGACTACCCCCTGCTGTGGAAGGAAGCCCTGGCCCTGCGGCCCGACGCGGTGGCCTTCTCGGCCACGGACGACTCGGCGGACCATTTCTGCGCCTTCCTCGGCCCGGAGCCGAACGCCGCCGGACGCTTCCGCCTGAAGACCCCGGGCCTGGACCGCGAACTGGTCCTGCCCTTCTGCGGCGCGCATTTCGCGGAAAACGTGGCGGCCACGGCCGCCGCCGCCCACCACCTGGGCCTGCCGCCCGAGGCCGTGGTCGAGGGGCTCTCCGGCTTCACCCGGCCGGACCAGCGCTTCTGCTGCCTGGCGGGCGAGGGCTGGACGCTGGTGGACGACACCTACAACGCCAATCCCCTGTCCATGACGCGGGCCATCGAGACGGCCCGGACCATGGCCGGGGACCGTCCCCTGCTGCTGGTCCTGGGCGCCATGGGCGAACTGGGGCCGGAGGCCGCCGAGGCCCACGAGGAGCTGGGACGCTTCCTGCGCGGCATGGCCCCCGCGCGGGTCTTCTTCCAGGGCGCCTTCGCCCGCGACGTGGCCCGGGGCCTCGGGTCCGACGCCGCCCTGCTCACCGCGGTGGACGGCCCGGACCAGATGCTCAACGCCTGGCGCCAGCTGGCCCTGCCCGGCGGCGTGGCCCTGGTCAAGGGCTCGCGCTCCGCGCGCATGGAGCTGCACGTGGCGGCCCTGGCCCGCGAACTGGGATGCTCGGTCCCGGGAGGCAAGACGGCATGA